Proteins from a single region of Equus asinus isolate D_3611 breed Donkey chromosome 17, EquAss-T2T_v2, whole genome shotgun sequence:
- the DGKZ gene encoding diacylglycerol kinase zeta isoform X15 produces the protein MSALGAGHSTGGGCDEATALGPAEALGTEEGERPGALRQMWRYRSWDVPQIPAEAPQTQKAITKSGLQHLAPPPPTPGAPCSEPERQIRSTVDWSESATYGEHIWFETNVSGDFCYVGEQYCVAKMLKSVSRRKCAACKIVVHTPCIAQLEKINFRCKPSFRESGSRNIREPTFVRHHWVHRRRQDGKCRHCGKGFQQKFTFHSKEIVAISCSWCKQAYHSKVSCFMLQQIEEPCSLGVHAAVVIPPTWILRARRPQNTLKASKKKKRASFKRKSSKKGPEEGRWRPFIIRPTPSPLMKPLLVFVNPKSGGNQGAKIIQSFLWYLNPRQVFDLSQGGPKEALEMYRKVHNLRILACGGDGTVGWILSTLDQLRLKPPPPVAILPLGTGNDLARTLNWGGGYTDEPVSKILSHVEEGNVVQLDRWDLRAEPNPEAGPEERDDGATDRLPLDVFNNYFSLGFDAHVTLEFHESREANPEKFNSRFRNKMFYAGTAFSDFLMGSSKDLAKHIRVVCDGTDLTPKIQDLKPQCIVFLNIPRYCAGTMPWGHPGEHHDFEPQRHDDGYLEVIGFTMTSLAALQVGGHGERLTQCREVVLTTSKAIPVQVDGEPCKLAASRIRIALRNQATMVQKAKRRSAAPLHSDQQPVPEQLRIQVSRVSMHDYEALHYDKEQLKEASVPLGTVVVPGDSDLELCRAHIERLQQEPEGAGAGSPTCQKLSPKWCFLDATTASRFYRIDRAQEHLNYVTEIAQDEIYILDPELLGASARPDLPTPTSPLPTSPCSPTPRSLSGDAAAPKGEELIEATKRNDFCKLQELHRAGGDLMHRDERSRTLLHHAVSTGSKDVVRYLLDHAPPEILDAVEENGETCLHQAAALGQRTICHYIVEAGASLMKTDQQGDTPRQRAEKAQDTELAAYLENRQHYQMIQREDQETAV, from the exons GAAAGCCATCACCAAGTCGGGCCTTCAGCACCTGGccccccctcctcccactcccggGGCCCCGTGCAGCGAGCCAGAGCGGCAGATCCGGAGCACTGTGGACTGGAGC GAGTCGGCGACATATGGGGAGCACATCTGGTTCGAGACCAACGTGTCGGGGGACTTCTGCTATGTTGGGGAGCAGTACTGTGTAGCTAAGATGCTG AAATCGGTGTCCCGGAGAAAGTGTGCAGCCTGCAAGATCGTGGTGCACACCCCCTGCATCGCTCAGCTGGAGAAG ATCAACTTCCGCTGTAAGCCGTCCTTCCGTGAGTCGGGCTCCAGGAACATCCGTGAG CCAACCTTTGTGCGGCACCACTGGGTACACAGGCGGCGCCAGGATGGCAAGTGTCGGCACTGTGGGAAG GGCTTCCAGCAGAAGTTCACCTTCCACAGCAAGGAGATTGTGGCCATCAGTTGCTCCTGGTGCAAGCAAGCC TACCACAGCAAGGTATCCTGCTTCATGCTGCAGCAGATTGAGGAGCCGTGCTCCCTGGGGGTACACGCTGCCGTGGTCATCCCACCCACCTGGATCCTCCGGGCCCGCAGGCCCCAG aataccctcaaggcaagcaagaagaaaaagagagcatCCTTCAAGAGGAAATCCAGCAAGAAAGGGCCCGAG GAGGGCCGCTGGAGACCCTTCATCATCAGGCCCACCCCGTCCCCCCTCATGAAGCCCCTGCTGGTGTTTGTGAACCCCAAGAGTGGGGGCAACCAG GGCGCCAAGATCATCCAGTCCTTCCTCTGGTATCTCAATCCCCGCCAAGTCTTTGACCTGAGCCAGGGAGGGCCCAAGGAGGC GCTGGAGATGTACCGCAAGGTGCACAACCTGCGGATCCTGGCGTGCGGGGGCGACGGCACG GTCGGCTGGATCCTCTCCACTCTGGACCAGCTCCGCCTAAAGCCTCCGCCGCCTGTCGCCATCCTGCCTCTGGGCACTGGCAACGACCTGGCCCGCACCCTCAACTGGGGTGGG GGCTACACAGATGAGCCCGTGTCCAAGATCCTCTCCCACGTAGAGGAGGGGAACGTGGTGCAGCTGGACCGCTGGGACCTCCGCGCTGAGCCCAACCCCGAGGCGGGGCCTGAGGAGCGTGACGACGGTGCCACCGACCGG CTGCCCCTGGATGTCTTCAACAACTACTTCAGCCTGGGCTTTGATGCCCACGTCACCCTGGAGTTTCATGAGTCTCGAG AGGCCAACCCAGAGAAATTCAACAGCCGCTTTCGGAACAAGATGTTTTATGCCGGG ACAGCTTTCTCCGACTTCCTGATGGGCAGCTCCAAGGACTTAGCCAAGCACATCCGGGTGGTG tGTGATGGAACTGACCTGACGCCCAAGATCCAGGACCTGAAACCCCAGTGCATCGTTTTCCTCAACATCCCCAG GTACTGCGCGGGCACCATGCCCTGGGGCCACCCTGGGGAGCACCACGACTTCGAGCCCCAGCGGCACGATGATGGCTACCTCGAAGTCATCGGCTTCACCATGACATCCCTG GCAGCGCTGCAGGTTGGTGGGCATGGCGAGCGGCTGACGCAGTGCCGTGAGGTGGTGCTCACCACGTCCAAGGCTATCCCAGTGCAGGTGGACGGTGAGCCCTGCAAGCTCGCGGCCTCTCGCATTCGCATCGCCCTGCGCAACCAGGCCACCATGGTGCAGAAGGCCAAGCGGCGGAGCGCCGCCCCCCTGCACAGCGA TCAGCAGCCGGTGCCCGAGCAGCTGCGGATCCAGGTGAGCAGAGTCAGCATGCACGACTACGAGGCCCTGCATTACGACAAGGAGCAGCTCAAGGAGGCCT CGGTGCCCCTGGGCACTGTGGTGGTCCCAGGAGACAGCGACCTCGAGCTCTGCCGGGCGCACATCGAGAGGCTCCAGCAG GAGCCCGAAGGTGCTGGAGCCGGGTCCCCAACGTGCCAGAAACTTTCCCCCAAGTGGTGCTTCCTCGATG CCACCACTGCCAGCCGCTTCTACAGGATCGACCGGGCCCAG GAACACCTCAACTATGTGACTGAGATTGCACAGGACGAGATTTATATCCTGGACCCAGAGCTGCTGGGGGCATCAGCCCGGCCGGACCTCCCAACCCCGAcgtcccctctccccacctccccctgctCACCCACGCCCCG GTCACTGTCAGGGGATGCTGCAGCTCCTAAAG GTGAAGAGCTGATCGAGGCCACCAAGAGGAACGACTTCTGTAAG CTCCAGGAGCTGCACCGAGCCGGGGGCGACCTCATGCACCGGGACGAACGGAGCCGCACGCTCCTGCACCACGCCGTCAGCACCGGCAGCAAGGACGTGGTCCGCTACCTGCTGGACCACG cccctccagaaaTCCTTGACGCCGTGGAGGAAAA CGGGGAGACGTGTCTGCACCAGGCGGCAGCCCTGGGCCAGCGCACCATCTGCCACTACATCGTTGAGGCAGGGGCCTCTCTCATGAAGACAGACCAGCAG ggcgACACTCCCAGGCAGCGGGCTGAGAAGGCTCAGGACACCGAGCTGGCCGCCTACCTGGAGAACCGGCAGCACTACCAGATGATCCAGCGGGAGGACCAGGAGACGGCTGTGTAG
- the DGKZ gene encoding diacylglycerol kinase zeta isoform X19, whose amino-acid sequence MAEGPGGGGPRGDGAGGGRAAEEEVVRRRCRRGEEPAVPPPWPEGPRGMAAGPPVEERFRQMHLRKQVSYRKAITKSGLQHLAPPPPTPGAPCSEPERQIRSTVDWSESATYGEHIWFETNVSGDFCYVGEQYCVAKMLQKSVSRRKCAACKIVVHTPCIAQLEKINFRCKPSFRESGSRNIREPTFVRHHWVHRRRQDGKCRHCGKGFQQKFTFHSKEIVAISCSWCKQAYHSKVSCFMLQQIEEPCSLGVHAAVVIPPTWILRARRPQNTLKASKKKKRASFKRKSSKKGPEEGRWRPFIIRPTPSPLMKPLLVFVNPKSGGNQGAKIIQSFLWYLNPRQVFDLSQGGPKEALEMYRKVHNLRILACGGDGTVGWILSTLDQLRLKPPPPVAILPLGTGNDLARTLNWGGGYTDEPVSKILSHVEEGNVVQLDRWDLRAEPNPEAGPEERDDGATDRLPLDVFNNYFSLGFDAHVTLEFHESREANPEKFNSRFRNKMFYAGTAFSDFLMGSSKDLAKHIRVVCDGTDLTPKIQDLKPQCIVFLNIPRYCAGTMPWGHPGEHHDFEPQRHDDGYLEVIGFTMTSLAALQVGGHGERLTQCREVVLTTSKAIPVQVDGEPCKLAASRIRIALRNQATMVQKAKRRSAAPLHSDQQPVPEQLRIQVSRVSMHDYEALHYDKEQLKEASVPLGTVVVPGDSDLELCRAHIERLQQVRGAGSLPWAAPAARGLLSASPGLCFSQQEPEGAGAGSPTCQKLSPKWCFLDATTASRFYRIDRAQEHLNYVTEIAQDEIYILDPELLGASARPDLPTPTSPLPTSPCSPTPRSLSGDAAAPKGEELIEATKRNDFCKLQELHRAGGDLMHRDERSRTLLHHAVSTGSKDVVRYLLDHAPPEILDAVEENGETCLHQAAALGQRTICHYIVEAGASLMKTDQQGDTPRQRAEKAQDTELAAYLENRQHYQMIQREDQETAV is encoded by the exons GAAAGCCATCACCAAGTCGGGCCTTCAGCACCTGGccccccctcctcccactcccggGGCCCCGTGCAGCGAGCCAGAGCGGCAGATCCGGAGCACTGTGGACTGGAGC GAGTCGGCGACATATGGGGAGCACATCTGGTTCGAGACCAACGTGTCGGGGGACTTCTGCTATGTTGGGGAGCAGTACTGTGTAGCTAAGATGCTG CAGAAATCGGTGTCCCGGAGAAAGTGTGCAGCCTGCAAGATCGTGGTGCACACCCCCTGCATCGCTCAGCTGGAGAAG ATCAACTTCCGCTGTAAGCCGTCCTTCCGTGAGTCGGGCTCCAGGAACATCCGTGAG CCAACCTTTGTGCGGCACCACTGGGTACACAGGCGGCGCCAGGATGGCAAGTGTCGGCACTGTGGGAAG GGCTTCCAGCAGAAGTTCACCTTCCACAGCAAGGAGATTGTGGCCATCAGTTGCTCCTGGTGCAAGCAAGCC TACCACAGCAAGGTATCCTGCTTCATGCTGCAGCAGATTGAGGAGCCGTGCTCCCTGGGGGTACACGCTGCCGTGGTCATCCCACCCACCTGGATCCTCCGGGCCCGCAGGCCCCAG aataccctcaaggcaagcaagaagaaaaagagagcatCCTTCAAGAGGAAATCCAGCAAGAAAGGGCCCGAG GAGGGCCGCTGGAGACCCTTCATCATCAGGCCCACCCCGTCCCCCCTCATGAAGCCCCTGCTGGTGTTTGTGAACCCCAAGAGTGGGGGCAACCAG GGCGCCAAGATCATCCAGTCCTTCCTCTGGTATCTCAATCCCCGCCAAGTCTTTGACCTGAGCCAGGGAGGGCCCAAGGAGGC GCTGGAGATGTACCGCAAGGTGCACAACCTGCGGATCCTGGCGTGCGGGGGCGACGGCACG GTCGGCTGGATCCTCTCCACTCTGGACCAGCTCCGCCTAAAGCCTCCGCCGCCTGTCGCCATCCTGCCTCTGGGCACTGGCAACGACCTGGCCCGCACCCTCAACTGGGGTGGG GGCTACACAGATGAGCCCGTGTCCAAGATCCTCTCCCACGTAGAGGAGGGGAACGTGGTGCAGCTGGACCGCTGGGACCTCCGCGCTGAGCCCAACCCCGAGGCGGGGCCTGAGGAGCGTGACGACGGTGCCACCGACCGG CTGCCCCTGGATGTCTTCAACAACTACTTCAGCCTGGGCTTTGATGCCCACGTCACCCTGGAGTTTCATGAGTCTCGAG AGGCCAACCCAGAGAAATTCAACAGCCGCTTTCGGAACAAGATGTTTTATGCCGGG ACAGCTTTCTCCGACTTCCTGATGGGCAGCTCCAAGGACTTAGCCAAGCACATCCGGGTGGTG tGTGATGGAACTGACCTGACGCCCAAGATCCAGGACCTGAAACCCCAGTGCATCGTTTTCCTCAACATCCCCAG GTACTGCGCGGGCACCATGCCCTGGGGCCACCCTGGGGAGCACCACGACTTCGAGCCCCAGCGGCACGATGATGGCTACCTCGAAGTCATCGGCTTCACCATGACATCCCTG GCAGCGCTGCAGGTTGGTGGGCATGGCGAGCGGCTGACGCAGTGCCGTGAGGTGGTGCTCACCACGTCCAAGGCTATCCCAGTGCAGGTGGACGGTGAGCCCTGCAAGCTCGCGGCCTCTCGCATTCGCATCGCCCTGCGCAACCAGGCCACCATGGTGCAGAAGGCCAAGCGGCGGAGCGCCGCCCCCCTGCACAGCGA TCAGCAGCCGGTGCCCGAGCAGCTGCGGATCCAGGTGAGCAGAGTCAGCATGCACGACTACGAGGCCCTGCATTACGACAAGGAGCAGCTCAAGGAGGCCT CGGTGCCCCTGGGCACTGTGGTGGTCCCAGGAGACAGCGACCTCGAGCTCTGCCGGGCGCACATCGAGAGGCTCCAGCAGGTGAGGGGGGCCGGGagcctgccctgggctgccccagcTGCTCGAGGGCTGCTCTCTGCCAGCCCCGGCCTGTGCTTCTCTCAACAGGAGCCCGAAGGTGCTGGAGCCGGGTCCCCAACGTGCCAGAAACTTTCCCCCAAGTGGTGCTTCCTCGATG CCACCACTGCCAGCCGCTTCTACAGGATCGACCGGGCCCAG GAACACCTCAACTATGTGACTGAGATTGCACAGGACGAGATTTATATCCTGGACCCAGAGCTGCTGGGGGCATCAGCCCGGCCGGACCTCCCAACCCCGAcgtcccctctccccacctccccctgctCACCCACGCCCCG GTCACTGTCAGGGGATGCTGCAGCTCCTAAAG GTGAAGAGCTGATCGAGGCCACCAAGAGGAACGACTTCTGTAAG CTCCAGGAGCTGCACCGAGCCGGGGGCGACCTCATGCACCGGGACGAACGGAGCCGCACGCTCCTGCACCACGCCGTCAGCACCGGCAGCAAGGACGTGGTCCGCTACCTGCTGGACCACG cccctccagaaaTCCTTGACGCCGTGGAGGAAAA CGGGGAGACGTGTCTGCACCAGGCGGCAGCCCTGGGCCAGCGCACCATCTGCCACTACATCGTTGAGGCAGGGGCCTCTCTCATGAAGACAGACCAGCAG ggcgACACTCCCAGGCAGCGGGCTGAGAAGGCTCAGGACACCGAGCTGGCCGCCTACCTGGAGAACCGGCAGCACTACCAGATGATCCAGCGGGAGGACCAGGAGACGGCTGTGTAG
- the DGKZ gene encoding diacylglycerol kinase zeta isoform X10 — MSALGAGHSTGGGCDEATALGPAEALGTEEGERPGALRQMWRYRSWDVPQIPAEAPQTQKAITKSGLQHLAPPPPTPGAPCSEPERQIRSTVDWSESATYGEHIWFETNVSGDFCYVGEQYCVAKMLKSVSRRKCAACKIVVHTPCIAQLEKINFRCKPSFRESGSRNIREPTFVRHHWVHRRRQDGKCRHCGKGFQQKFTFHSKEIVAISCSWCKQAYHSKVSCFMLQQIEEPCSLGVHAAVVIPPTWILRARRPQNTLKASKKKKRASFKRKSSKKGPEEGRWRPFIIRPTPSPLMKPLLVFVNPKSGGNQGAKIIQSFLWYLNPRQVFDLSQGGPKEALEMYRKVHNLRILACGGDGTVGWILSTLDQLRLKPPPPVAILPLGTGNDLARTLNWGGGYTDEPVSKILSHVEEGNVVQLDRWDLRAEPNPEAGPEERDDGATDRLPLDVFNNYFSLGFDAHVTLEFHESREANPEKFNSRFRNKMFYAGTAFSDFLMGSSKDLAKHIRVVCDGTDLTPKIQDLKPQCIVFLNIPRYCAGTMPWGHPGEHHDFEPQRHDDGYLEVIGFTMTSLAALQVGGHGERLTQCREVVLTTSKAIPVQVDGEPCKLAASRIRIALRNQATMVQKAKRRSAAPLHSDQQPVPEQLRIQVSRVSMHDYEALHYDKEQLKEASVPLGTVVVPGDSDLELCRAHIERLQQVRGAGSLPWAAPAARGLLSASPGLCFSQQEPEGAGAGSPTCQKLSPKWCFLDATTASRFYRIDRAQEHLNYVTEIAQDEIYILDPELLGASARPDLPTPTSPLPTSPCSPTPRSLSGDAAAPKGEELIEATKRNDFCKLQELHRAGGDLMHRDERSRTLLHHAVSTGSKDVVRYLLDHAPPEILDAVEENGETCLHQAAALGQRTICHYIVEAGASLMKTDQQGDTPRQRAEKAQDTELAAYLENRQHYQMIQREDQETAV, encoded by the exons GAAAGCCATCACCAAGTCGGGCCTTCAGCACCTGGccccccctcctcccactcccggGGCCCCGTGCAGCGAGCCAGAGCGGCAGATCCGGAGCACTGTGGACTGGAGC GAGTCGGCGACATATGGGGAGCACATCTGGTTCGAGACCAACGTGTCGGGGGACTTCTGCTATGTTGGGGAGCAGTACTGTGTAGCTAAGATGCTG AAATCGGTGTCCCGGAGAAAGTGTGCAGCCTGCAAGATCGTGGTGCACACCCCCTGCATCGCTCAGCTGGAGAAG ATCAACTTCCGCTGTAAGCCGTCCTTCCGTGAGTCGGGCTCCAGGAACATCCGTGAG CCAACCTTTGTGCGGCACCACTGGGTACACAGGCGGCGCCAGGATGGCAAGTGTCGGCACTGTGGGAAG GGCTTCCAGCAGAAGTTCACCTTCCACAGCAAGGAGATTGTGGCCATCAGTTGCTCCTGGTGCAAGCAAGCC TACCACAGCAAGGTATCCTGCTTCATGCTGCAGCAGATTGAGGAGCCGTGCTCCCTGGGGGTACACGCTGCCGTGGTCATCCCACCCACCTGGATCCTCCGGGCCCGCAGGCCCCAG aataccctcaaggcaagcaagaagaaaaagagagcatCCTTCAAGAGGAAATCCAGCAAGAAAGGGCCCGAG GAGGGCCGCTGGAGACCCTTCATCATCAGGCCCACCCCGTCCCCCCTCATGAAGCCCCTGCTGGTGTTTGTGAACCCCAAGAGTGGGGGCAACCAG GGCGCCAAGATCATCCAGTCCTTCCTCTGGTATCTCAATCCCCGCCAAGTCTTTGACCTGAGCCAGGGAGGGCCCAAGGAGGC GCTGGAGATGTACCGCAAGGTGCACAACCTGCGGATCCTGGCGTGCGGGGGCGACGGCACG GTCGGCTGGATCCTCTCCACTCTGGACCAGCTCCGCCTAAAGCCTCCGCCGCCTGTCGCCATCCTGCCTCTGGGCACTGGCAACGACCTGGCCCGCACCCTCAACTGGGGTGGG GGCTACACAGATGAGCCCGTGTCCAAGATCCTCTCCCACGTAGAGGAGGGGAACGTGGTGCAGCTGGACCGCTGGGACCTCCGCGCTGAGCCCAACCCCGAGGCGGGGCCTGAGGAGCGTGACGACGGTGCCACCGACCGG CTGCCCCTGGATGTCTTCAACAACTACTTCAGCCTGGGCTTTGATGCCCACGTCACCCTGGAGTTTCATGAGTCTCGAG AGGCCAACCCAGAGAAATTCAACAGCCGCTTTCGGAACAAGATGTTTTATGCCGGG ACAGCTTTCTCCGACTTCCTGATGGGCAGCTCCAAGGACTTAGCCAAGCACATCCGGGTGGTG tGTGATGGAACTGACCTGACGCCCAAGATCCAGGACCTGAAACCCCAGTGCATCGTTTTCCTCAACATCCCCAG GTACTGCGCGGGCACCATGCCCTGGGGCCACCCTGGGGAGCACCACGACTTCGAGCCCCAGCGGCACGATGATGGCTACCTCGAAGTCATCGGCTTCACCATGACATCCCTG GCAGCGCTGCAGGTTGGTGGGCATGGCGAGCGGCTGACGCAGTGCCGTGAGGTGGTGCTCACCACGTCCAAGGCTATCCCAGTGCAGGTGGACGGTGAGCCCTGCAAGCTCGCGGCCTCTCGCATTCGCATCGCCCTGCGCAACCAGGCCACCATGGTGCAGAAGGCCAAGCGGCGGAGCGCCGCCCCCCTGCACAGCGA TCAGCAGCCGGTGCCCGAGCAGCTGCGGATCCAGGTGAGCAGAGTCAGCATGCACGACTACGAGGCCCTGCATTACGACAAGGAGCAGCTCAAGGAGGCCT CGGTGCCCCTGGGCACTGTGGTGGTCCCAGGAGACAGCGACCTCGAGCTCTGCCGGGCGCACATCGAGAGGCTCCAGCAGGTGAGGGGGGCCGGGagcctgccctgggctgccccagcTGCTCGAGGGCTGCTCTCTGCCAGCCCCGGCCTGTGCTTCTCTCAACAGGAGCCCGAAGGTGCTGGAGCCGGGTCCCCAACGTGCCAGAAACTTTCCCCCAAGTGGTGCTTCCTCGATG CCACCACTGCCAGCCGCTTCTACAGGATCGACCGGGCCCAG GAACACCTCAACTATGTGACTGAGATTGCACAGGACGAGATTTATATCCTGGACCCAGAGCTGCTGGGGGCATCAGCCCGGCCGGACCTCCCAACCCCGAcgtcccctctccccacctccccctgctCACCCACGCCCCG GTCACTGTCAGGGGATGCTGCAGCTCCTAAAG GTGAAGAGCTGATCGAGGCCACCAAGAGGAACGACTTCTGTAAG CTCCAGGAGCTGCACCGAGCCGGGGGCGACCTCATGCACCGGGACGAACGGAGCCGCACGCTCCTGCACCACGCCGTCAGCACCGGCAGCAAGGACGTGGTCCGCTACCTGCTGGACCACG cccctccagaaaTCCTTGACGCCGTGGAGGAAAA CGGGGAGACGTGTCTGCACCAGGCGGCAGCCCTGGGCCAGCGCACCATCTGCCACTACATCGTTGAGGCAGGGGCCTCTCTCATGAAGACAGACCAGCAG ggcgACACTCCCAGGCAGCGGGCTGAGAAGGCTCAGGACACCGAGCTGGCCGCCTACCTGGAGAACCGGCAGCACTACCAGATGATCCAGCGGGAGGACCAGGAGACGGCTGTGTAG
- the DGKZ gene encoding diacylglycerol kinase zeta isoform X13, with protein sequence MAEGPGGGGPRGDGAGGGRAAEEEVVRRRCRRGEEPAVPPPWPEGPRGMAAGPPVEERFRQMHLRKQVSYRKAITKSGLQHLAPPPPTPGAPCSEPERQIRSTVDWSESATYGEHIWFETNVSGDFCYVGEQYCVAKMLKSVSRRKCAACKIVVHTPCIAQLEKINFRCKPSFRESGSRNIREPTFVRHHWVHRRRQDGKCRHCGKGFQQKFTFHSKEIVAISCSWCKQAYHSKVSCFMLQQIEEPCSLGVHAAVVIPPTWILRARRPQNTLKASKKKKRASFKRKSSKKGPEEGRWRPFIIRPTPSPLMKPLLVFVNPKSGGNQGAKIIQSFLWYLNPRQVFDLSQGGPKEALEMYRKVHNLRILACGGDGTVGWILSTLDQLRLKPPPPVAILPLGTGNDLARTLNWGGGYTDEPVSKILSHVEEGNVVQLDRWDLRAEPNPEAGPEERDDGATDRLPLDVFNNYFSLGFDAHVTLEFHESREANPEKFNSRFRNKMFYAGTAFSDFLMGSSKDLAKHIRVVCDGTDLTPKIQDLKPQCIVFLNIPRYCAGTMPWGHPGEHHDFEPQRHDDGYLEVIGFTMTSLAALQVGGHGERLTQCREVVLTTSKAIPVQVDGEPCKLAASRIRIALRNQATMVQKAKRRSAAPLHSDQQPVPEQLRIQVSRVSMHDYEALHYDKEQLKEASVPLGTVVVPGDSDLELCRAHIERLQQEPEGAGAGSPTCQKLSPKWCFLDATTASRFYRIDRAQEHLNYVTEIAQDEIYILDPELLGASARPDLPTPTSPLPTSPCSPTPRSLSGDAAAPKGEELIEATKRNDFCKLQELHRAGGDLMHRDERSRTLLHHAVSTGSKDVVRYLLDHAPPEILDAVEENGETCLHQAAALGQRTICHYIVEAGASLMKTDQQGDTPRQRAEKAQDTELAAYLENRQHYQMIQREDQETAV encoded by the exons GAAAGCCATCACCAAGTCGGGCCTTCAGCACCTGGccccccctcctcccactcccggGGCCCCGTGCAGCGAGCCAGAGCGGCAGATCCGGAGCACTGTGGACTGGAGC GAGTCGGCGACATATGGGGAGCACATCTGGTTCGAGACCAACGTGTCGGGGGACTTCTGCTATGTTGGGGAGCAGTACTGTGTAGCTAAGATGCTG AAATCGGTGTCCCGGAGAAAGTGTGCAGCCTGCAAGATCGTGGTGCACACCCCCTGCATCGCTCAGCTGGAGAAG ATCAACTTCCGCTGTAAGCCGTCCTTCCGTGAGTCGGGCTCCAGGAACATCCGTGAG CCAACCTTTGTGCGGCACCACTGGGTACACAGGCGGCGCCAGGATGGCAAGTGTCGGCACTGTGGGAAG GGCTTCCAGCAGAAGTTCACCTTCCACAGCAAGGAGATTGTGGCCATCAGTTGCTCCTGGTGCAAGCAAGCC TACCACAGCAAGGTATCCTGCTTCATGCTGCAGCAGATTGAGGAGCCGTGCTCCCTGGGGGTACACGCTGCCGTGGTCATCCCACCCACCTGGATCCTCCGGGCCCGCAGGCCCCAG aataccctcaaggcaagcaagaagaaaaagagagcatCCTTCAAGAGGAAATCCAGCAAGAAAGGGCCCGAG GAGGGCCGCTGGAGACCCTTCATCATCAGGCCCACCCCGTCCCCCCTCATGAAGCCCCTGCTGGTGTTTGTGAACCCCAAGAGTGGGGGCAACCAG GGCGCCAAGATCATCCAGTCCTTCCTCTGGTATCTCAATCCCCGCCAAGTCTTTGACCTGAGCCAGGGAGGGCCCAAGGAGGC GCTGGAGATGTACCGCAAGGTGCACAACCTGCGGATCCTGGCGTGCGGGGGCGACGGCACG GTCGGCTGGATCCTCTCCACTCTGGACCAGCTCCGCCTAAAGCCTCCGCCGCCTGTCGCCATCCTGCCTCTGGGCACTGGCAACGACCTGGCCCGCACCCTCAACTGGGGTGGG GGCTACACAGATGAGCCCGTGTCCAAGATCCTCTCCCACGTAGAGGAGGGGAACGTGGTGCAGCTGGACCGCTGGGACCTCCGCGCTGAGCCCAACCCCGAGGCGGGGCCTGAGGAGCGTGACGACGGTGCCACCGACCGG CTGCCCCTGGATGTCTTCAACAACTACTTCAGCCTGGGCTTTGATGCCCACGTCACCCTGGAGTTTCATGAGTCTCGAG AGGCCAACCCAGAGAAATTCAACAGCCGCTTTCGGAACAAGATGTTTTATGCCGGG ACAGCTTTCTCCGACTTCCTGATGGGCAGCTCCAAGGACTTAGCCAAGCACATCCGGGTGGTG tGTGATGGAACTGACCTGACGCCCAAGATCCAGGACCTGAAACCCCAGTGCATCGTTTTCCTCAACATCCCCAG GTACTGCGCGGGCACCATGCCCTGGGGCCACCCTGGGGAGCACCACGACTTCGAGCCCCAGCGGCACGATGATGGCTACCTCGAAGTCATCGGCTTCACCATGACATCCCTG GCAGCGCTGCAGGTTGGTGGGCATGGCGAGCGGCTGACGCAGTGCCGTGAGGTGGTGCTCACCACGTCCAAGGCTATCCCAGTGCAGGTGGACGGTGAGCCCTGCAAGCTCGCGGCCTCTCGCATTCGCATCGCCCTGCGCAACCAGGCCACCATGGTGCAGAAGGCCAAGCGGCGGAGCGCCGCCCCCCTGCACAGCGA TCAGCAGCCGGTGCCCGAGCAGCTGCGGATCCAGGTGAGCAGAGTCAGCATGCACGACTACGAGGCCCTGCATTACGACAAGGAGCAGCTCAAGGAGGCCT CGGTGCCCCTGGGCACTGTGGTGGTCCCAGGAGACAGCGACCTCGAGCTCTGCCGGGCGCACATCGAGAGGCTCCAGCAG GAGCCCGAAGGTGCTGGAGCCGGGTCCCCAACGTGCCAGAAACTTTCCCCCAAGTGGTGCTTCCTCGATG CCACCACTGCCAGCCGCTTCTACAGGATCGACCGGGCCCAG GAACACCTCAACTATGTGACTGAGATTGCACAGGACGAGATTTATATCCTGGACCCAGAGCTGCTGGGGGCATCAGCCCGGCCGGACCTCCCAACCCCGAcgtcccctctccccacctccccctgctCACCCACGCCCCG GTCACTGTCAGGGGATGCTGCAGCTCCTAAAG GTGAAGAGCTGATCGAGGCCACCAAGAGGAACGACTTCTGTAAG CTCCAGGAGCTGCACCGAGCCGGGGGCGACCTCATGCACCGGGACGAACGGAGCCGCACGCTCCTGCACCACGCCGTCAGCACCGGCAGCAAGGACGTGGTCCGCTACCTGCTGGACCACG cccctccagaaaTCCTTGACGCCGTGGAGGAAAA CGGGGAGACGTGTCTGCACCAGGCGGCAGCCCTGGGCCAGCGCACCATCTGCCACTACATCGTTGAGGCAGGGGCCTCTCTCATGAAGACAGACCAGCAG ggcgACACTCCCAGGCAGCGGGCTGAGAAGGCTCAGGACACCGAGCTGGCCGCCTACCTGGAGAACCGGCAGCACTACCAGATGATCCAGCGGGAGGACCAGGAGACGGCTGTGTAG